The DNA region ATGTCGAACGGGTCATCGAACACCCAAGCCTACTCCGAGCCATATGGAACAAATGGGTTATAAATGTAgcccaaacaaaacaaattttaaaatttatatttttttccttcaacCCGTTTTTGATTTTATTCTCGTTAGAATTGgtgaaataaccaaaaaaaacaaataaatagatttttagAAAGAGGAGATCtagtgactttttttttttgttatatagaGTGCAATCAATACCATAAAACACAGACattttttatctacttacaAATAATCTTGGTTTgatcattatatttatttaacttcctgttATTTCTCATCCAACTAACttaattattgttaatatatatatatatatatatatatatatatatatatatatatcattctaaccaattatttaatattcttaaaataagatatctaaaatgatattttaagtATCTTTTTCTAAGATTGCATTTCAATAAATACcttttaatacattttatttaaaatgtatatatacatttctttttagtatttacttttaaataataaaaatcaaaattaatattaactataattaaaaacgaatattaattagtttttcatttatatagtaAGAAATaacatttctatatatataatttaacgtTTTTGTTAACTTAGCTTGCCTTGATCTTATGGTTGAATTCGGTATGTGTATGTGTCTGTATTTGCTTTTTTGCCAAATACAgtaaaatattgtaaaagatTTCTCTTGATAATATCAGTGTTAGTAAAATATTGTAAACGGCAGTAAAATGAGAATCATAGCGGCTTAAGGAAATGATTTTGTTAGGACAAAGGTTACAGTTGGACGGTAAACAAAGACAAATAAGCGAAGGCAAATAAGTTAATACTAGATTTGATCCGTCCGCCCGCCCGCCCGACCGAacgaatatttattttatgatataaatattttttgttcatattaaatgatatatttgtaagatataaacataaattcagATTGAAAACTATtctttgcagttataataaaaaataaaagtaaaattttaataaaatattctgatataaattttaatttcctattaaaataatatagggataggtcataattttttccaattccaaaaccTTAGCATCccttaaaaaacaaaaataaatttataaagacataaaatatataaacataataattttatttattactttgaataGTTATATTTTGTgcttttaatcgtctattatatcacaatgTATCATATAAAGAATTCAATATTTAtgacttatattatgaaagtattttattttatttatatgttatataaattgattatgatgtgtgattttattttattgtttcttattaataaatatttaaaatatcaatatgtTAATACAAAATCTATTTTGTTAAGATTCGATtaaggaaatctattatttaaattagaaaatacattaaatgcttaaatctattatttaaattagcaAAAGACaagtatacttaaatataagttCAATAAATATTTCAGTGGCATTCTAACATAAATAACTGGTAAAACTAAAGGGTAAAACTAAAAGGTAAATAAAGGGTATTTCTATTGTgtaattctattttaataatatagattagatGTGTTGTTGGATCATTATCTTCAAAacataaatgattttaattgtTGATTACTAATGATTAGAAACTAGTCATGAtctttgtaaaagaaaaaaaaaaatcttattggtctgatgtttttgtttgtattttgtgaagatatataaaatatacatttgttgttaaagaaaaaacagaaaatgtatatttataacacttcctaaaaaaaatattttttagagtttgcaaaactctatatttaaaattgtatggtattatttccaaaaataaaatttcaattttaattttaaaattatttataatttactctataattcttatatttgtCATAGTTAACGTAGAtccataattttatttataaaataactagaacatatataaaacacattacaacaatattaattaataaaatcttacactacaatataaattataaataaaatacataattaaatattaaaatacaagaaaataccAGATTATAtcctaaaattattttcataatacaCCATCTTCGGTTAcacaaaatttgtttggaaaatattttagagattGTGGAGGCTACAGAGCAAATTTATCAGACCATTagtgttgttgtaatatttaaatgtgttgcataatcttttgtttgatgtaccttttaaaacaattttttattaagtttatttgtAATATTCCTGTTGTctaattctatttttaaaacaatatacattttattttctttagttttatgtgtaaaacttgaATTTATAAAAGTACATCTCAAATAATTAtgagataaaataaataaatattaaaacgataaacaaattttttttaagaatcataaatgtgATGTGTAACTTATTGTAAAGATCAATatgcaaataaaaagataaaacttcaaatatgaagtttcacTACTCAAACCTTcaaattttaagttttgaaatttcttttttgagacaaaaaaattatatatttgaaattatagaatttcttttgaaaatgCTCTTGGGTGAAACATTTTCTTTTAGTGGTCTTGTGGTAATTAACTTGAAGGTGAAGCCCAATACGGTGAAATCATAAGGTTCAAATCCAGTGACTAGAGAATTAAATTTTTGACATTGATAGAAGTGGAACGAAAAACGTAGATTACATGGGAGAACATAAAAGTTTAATAGCATAAGAACATAAAATCAAATGAGCTAGTTAATGAAAGAAGATGGATTATATAGCGGTATAATGGCTCTCACCAAAGTGGATCCACACTAGTCATGTgttagtgtttcaaaaaaaaaattaacacgtGACTAGTGTGGATCCACTTTGGTGAGAACCATGATACCGCTATAGAATCCATCTTCTTTCATTAATTAGCTCATTTAGCTCATTTGATTTTATGTTCTTATGctatttaacttttattttctccCATCAACTCATATGTTACCACTGGTCAAAGTTTCACATATAATCAAGTCTCACCAATGACAAAGTTTGTAATATCTCcatgaaaaatattttctctataACAAGGTtcaaatggtaaaaaaaaagaagatatttttGCTAGCATAAAACACTATACTAAAATCAAACTTTAGTAACTTGCTGCCCTCTAAATATATATCATGATTTGTGGTTTAAAGTCTGGGTTTTATGAGCTTTATCCCAGAGCCGGCTCTTTTAGCCATCTCTTTCTTCAAGTTCACCATCGCCTCTCTTGGCAATGTCATGACAACTTTAGCCCCACCTTCCATTGATGGATCCAACTTCGAAGGTCTCATGATAATCCCGAAGTTACGTTCATACTCCTGAGGTGTCAGCGGCCATATATTCACAGGCTTGTTCCAACCGAAATCCATCGACCCGAACAATCCGGTGTTTCTCAAGTCTGTCAATAGAAATACACCATCAGCTACTCCTTCGAATTTCGCATCCGCTTTCATCAATCTCTCTGAGTTCCTTAGCTCCTCCTCGACATACCTCTTGTCAAGAACTGATTTTTTTGCTCTCTTCACGAGCTTTACAATGTCAGAGATCGACGATTCCTCTAGCTCCCTTGCAAGTATCTCAACATAAACGTCTATGTAAGCGTTACCATAGTATCCCTCGGGGAGTGGTGGGTCTGGAACATTTCGGATTCCGACAGTTATGATAAGAACAGTGATGCCGTCTAAGTTTAGCTTCAAGGCCCGAGATGTTGCTTTCCATATGTAAGCACAAAGAATTTCGAAAGTAGTGAAACGCTCTTCAAGTACCACAGTGTCTTTAAGCCTACTTATATTTTCAGCCATAATGTTTACCGTCTCTGTAACCTGGGGATCAAATTATAGGATATAAAAAACAAAGTTTctcagtttacaaaaaaaattaaaaaaaataaagacacCTCGAATGTGTCACTTTTTCATATGTGCTAAACTGCTAATTGACATTTTAGCATTTTACAATACGTGgttagttttttaatttaatttttgtccTTTTAATGTTAAATGGAGAGCATTAATTAACAAATATGAACGTAAACTAAAACGTCCGAAGTCTTGAATAATTTTCATAGTTCTAACAACAAAATAATATCtgagaaaatattattattattatgatcaattttataaataagtaaaacGCAActaaatgtataaattaaagaacattataaattttgttaagtctAATCATCGTACAGATTGTAGTAGATTGTGTGTGTAatctactttttaaaaaaaaaactggtaaGTAGATTAGGCAAAAATATGATAAacaaatatctatcttattaaaacagaaacattacaacttcttctaggtagatttttaaagatggatctcatatatttaaattaaatgtctcattctttatatataatatgtatcatagtctaactttgcattgatgtatttccttaaatacaattcttatttttgtccatattccatatatgatatttgcatttattacatgtcgatttaaataagatatatactaagaatactaaaaatattaatcattctataattaccctatacaattcattttaaattaatcagtatattttcattagccatattaattttattagtacgaataacattaggtagataagtcataaaCACATACCTACGTTGGgtctaatctactttctaaaacaaataacacataacttcatatattgtatagaatatagtaatattgtatagtattatatttatacaataatactaaaaacagaccaaactgaaatataatatatatcgaaaatgctttgaaccattacacacaaaatatattagacctcagagataaacttcactttgaaattacgtaataattatttttaaaaattaaatttcgtaatgtacaaaaaaaacataagtttttatataaaattttgtgttacaataaaaagacacaactcgcgcttgcaaagtgttatttttacatacgaaagacagttttgatattgttatttaaacacaaaatttgaattatacaaactcgatactacataaaactaaacaatatagaatacattttaaaaataaaacatgtgcgggtgtgcatatgtttatataatatataaatatattatgttacacatattttcatataaataataccccaatgtaagttttgtatgataaatgttgaaaatacaaaatatatagaactatatattttaaataatatagaaaaaatctactttacgttatcataaaattttaaaaacaaatttattaattaaacacattgcttatttaaacacattagtacacattgttatttatcaaaattttatattaatacacattgcgatcatgtataacatttagtaaaaacaaagataaaaaaaaattgactcccgctcggtcgagcgggtcatgatctagtatttTCTTACGGCATAAGATTTTTATGGTCTGACTTACGACATAATATGCAAACACTAACAAACTAACAATTAAAATTTATCGATTATTTGAAAGcctttatttcaatttttttttatcaattataaaatatagtatattattttgaCACAGTTGGTAACCAAAATTGATATGAATAAACGTACCATATCACCGCTTGGCATATACGGTGATGTGGCCATAAGACCTTCATAATCAGCGCCGGGTACTTTAGCCGGCTCACCGTCTAGTTTCTCGACCAGTCGCTCTCTTTGCCATACCGGCACTACCGATAGCTTGCTTTTTCCGCTGGCTAACTCGGTTAAAGCGTTGAAGATCGTAGCTACACCATACCCATCACACAACACATGTGTCACTGCTAAGCCAATGGTGAATCCACCACAAGAAAATTTGGTCACCTTCAAAATCCAAAGGAAATATAGTTCCTTAATTAGATCTAACATTttgataaaactatttttgacTGGTTTACAGAGAAACTAATTTGGCCGGTTTacaaaaaaactgttttttggtcaaacatgtgaatattttataaaaatgagaATAACTATGTGATACAAAAGCGATATATACAAGGAAAGAGTTAGAATCTCAACtgttgtattatatatatataaagaaaaaacgATACCtagtttcaaaagaaaagaagaagataccTGCAAAGTGAGAGGATGACAGCCATTGTCACTCTGAAAATTTACATCGAGCTCATGCACAAGTTGCATTGCAAGTTCATCGGCAAAGTTTTCTACATAGTTTAGAGAGCAGAGATCATGATCTGCTGTAGCAACTACGAAAGGGACTCCTTCCCCAATACAAACCAGCTGAAACTTTCCATCACTTCTTCGTCTCATTAGCTTGCCTGAAATTGGATAATAATACAGCAGAAGGTCGGACAATGCCTTCCTAAGCAGAGAGACCGgatcattttgttttttctcgTTTGGCTTATAAACGTAAATATATGCATACATAGGTTCGTTGATAGGTTCATTGTCTAAAGTAGAAAGGGAAAGATTTCCATAAGGTGTGTGCTTTGAGGGTTTAACAAACTCAAGTGGCTTCTTTTTGAGTAATAGAGGTCTCGGTTTAGCTTGATTTGCCATATTACCAAGTTTTGTATGTATAATATAAGAGCACCTTCCCTTCTTATATAGTGAAGTGTTATGAAGTCAATTTTGAGACAATATtctaatgaatatatatataaaaatactacTTTATAACgctctgttttattttaaaaagctGATTCAACTTCAACTCTAAActgtaattatgtttttaggaaaatttaattatacttaatttaaaaacattatgtGCCtacttatataaatttaatcatacttcaatttttaaaaatttatgtgtaTACTgatttacatttaattttagttataaaaatataaaaatatattttaagttttattattttccttctaaattgatattaaattacaagattaatttatattatatttaaatatttattgcaaatttaattaattgtttAAGAATGTAGAGATAATACAATTTATAAGATTCTGCTACAATAAGCAttatgtttacattttaaaacattaaaaacagcattcataaattttaaacaattgcAAACGCAAAACAAAACGACCATGGTTTATATCTTTGTTGTTGCTAAAAAAGTTTTATATCTTGTTTATATCTCTGGGTATTGGCCGTGTCATTTTTGAATTTGCTAGTACCTGGCGACTAGAGTAGTGATCATTGACTCAATATAAAAAATCGTAAGATTAatggtttattttttatttaataattgacaaaaataaaagctgttcaattttgaaaaaaatatatctttctCTGTTCGAATCcatcttgatatttttttccaCAAAGAAAGTACcaaatattgttaaaaaattacttTGAAATGATAAGTTCTTGTTCCACAATAACACAAAGAAGCAAGAGAAAGTAAAAACAGAGTACATTatcactatttaaaaaaaagagctATAGATACGTTTTCTTGTGTGGTTGTTCTTAAATTTCGTGctatatgacaaaaaaaatcatggaagGCTATAAAAAACGTGACTATATGTTCATAATCATTTTTATGGGCCTTTGTGACTGTTTTAGTCACTATTTGTCACAAATACATCATGACTAATTTAGTCACGTGTAATTCGTGACTAACTTACTAATTCATAACTTtttgaataattaaatatttacattttcaattaagtaaaaacaaataaatttaaaagtaatatagaaatggattttataataaaattagttaagaaatataaatggtttataaattaGAATTGGTTTATTATTATAAGTTGGTTTATTAACTGATACTGGTTTATAAAATCTGTTTACAAATTGAAATTAGTTTACTgtacaagattttttttgtcatcaaatataaatataaaaactcataatGATTCTGCAAACCAAGCATGTATCCATATAAACAATAAACGATGGTTACTTTCTGACACAGCGTGCAAGACTATCCGCCtttaaaatatgtatctttagTTTATGAATGATCTCCGAATCGTGGAAActtctttaagtttttttttttatatcttgtagataatttgaaaatattggTCATTCTTCTGGTTCTAAAACTATATCTTCATTAAGTATAAGCAATTTGTTGAAACGTAACATAAAAGTAACGTAAATATCTCATACATTACATTATTTAGATGACCGCCTCTACTTCCGAGTGAAAAGGTAAAATACTCGCCCCAATGTTCTTCGTTCCCATTAATCCATCAAACtttctaatatattatatcaattttatCTCGAATAAATTTTCTAGTTTTTCAAGATCTATCCGTAAAACACCATCTGCTTCGTAGAGATAGTAAAATTGTCACTTCCGCCTTCCTATGTTGGGGGATCCTATGTGTGAATAACACATGATGCACAAGGTTATAACTGctaaaaatgaaataactgTTACTGGCATAATAATGTCGAAATCATAactatattcttaattttattttcaaattcgGTTAGGTTCAATTAACCCTATATTCAATACTTTTATTTACTATTGTTTATATCGCTTTCTTTGCttttaatttatactattaCTTGCTCTACAAGAGACACCATGAGTGAGCACATAACATTAACAGAAGAAAAACTTTTTGAGCGTTACAGGTTGTTCAGATTAATGGATTTGCATGTTGTGATATGATCCAAATGTGTCGCTATGTATACCTTGTCTGTTACATATCtgtctttctttttcatttctaaCAACACATTTGTATTCTTTGTAGCTTTGCAAATTTGAGATGTTAATTCTCTTTGTTTATTAAGCTaagttgttcttttttttttttttttttttttttttttttagattaacctgggggtatcccgggccagactaatccccaaggggagGTGCAGCctacggatagaccctctctccGGGTATGCAAATGGGCCCTAAAGCATAGGCCCATATCCGTGTTGGTGTCCAGAAATCATGACTTAGTTCCTTCCAGCAGGGTTCGAACTCACAACCTGGGTGCAGGAAGGAGCCCGTCCTTACCATTGGGCCATGATGTTCTGGACAAGTTGTTCTTTGAGCGAAAGAAAAAACTACATTTGAATtgtttttgagaaagaaaaaacaaacgtTCATGCTTATAAGAAGACACTATACTAATTTCAGCAAGTTGCACGCCTGAGATTAGCATGAAGCAACATGATCAAGAATCCTAAACGAATCCTGAAATgctaaaattatacaaacaaaGCTTCTTCGAATGGTAAAATTATTCATCCAAACTACTTATAGCGCTCAAAAGCACAAGATAATCAAAGTCTCTTAACATTCATAATTGTGATCTTCAACAAAAAAAGAGTCTCTGTTTTTAATTCTTAGTTGAACTAGTTGGGAACAGTACTGACGCAGAAGGCTCAGACATAAACACCACTAGCAAGTAGCAAAAACAACGACCCAAACCCCTGCGAGTAACAGAGAAATAGTTTTGAACCACAACATTAGGGTTTAAGacaactattaaaaaaaatgttaagatgAAGAAAGAAGAGTAAAGGGCATACCAAGAAAACAGACGCTACTGCAGCCGTCGTGAGCTCCATCCCGAGGCTACGGTTTTTCCTGGATGATGTAGCTTCATAGCTGAATAACAAATGCTATCACAGTGagttaaaaacagaaaaacactTTTGATCACTCCTTGTTTGATTGAATCGACTGTAAGAACAAAAACCTAATATGAATGTTTCAACTCTGTATTGGAGACTAACTGATGTAGCGTACGAAGCCTCTTTTAGGCCCATcggttttacattttatttactaaagtttgtgttttggttttaatagGATAATTACAGATCTTTGTAGATTAGTATGGATTTTATTTACGAGGTCTTTATAATCACCTCTCAACTACTTGTAAAGTCACGTTTTATTGAATACCTATTTGCAATTGCAACAGAGCTATCTTAGCACTAGAGGAGTACTCTAATCTATCTTTGAATCTGTAGAGAGCATCGCCATCTTCAAAGACCCCCTTGTCTTGTTGAGAGTATCAACATCACCAAGGAACTACTGATTCTTCGAGTTCTCTTCTGAGTTCTTGTTGGATCTCGTTACTAAGCTTCCGCTACTctatcagttggtatcagacaCGGAACGTTCCGGGAAATCAACTCAACTTGTGATCATGCCTCCAAAGCGAACTACCGATGCCCCACTTCGTGATACTCCTGAATGGGCAGAGATACGTAATGAATTGGCGGCGTGGAGAGAAGATATTCAGCGTACGATTCAGATCTCACTCCATGAGATGGAAGAGTCCATGAATCAGCGCTTTGCAGCACTTAACCCGTTGCAcgctgaagaagaagacgacgacgacAACCCTTTTGCTCGGTTTGGCCCTCTGGGCAATCAACGCCGGCAGAACCCTCGTCGTGCTGAAGCTATCCATCGTGACCATCCCCCAGACCTGCGTTGGGAGACAGGTTTCAAGATTGACATCCCTGAGTTTAATGGCGGTTCACGAGGAGAAGCTCTTCTCGATTGGTTGGTAACTGTCGAAGAGATATTAGACTTTAAGCGAGTTCCAGATGATCGACGTGTTCCCCTAGTGGCTATGAAATTTCGAGGGCACGCAGCGTCTTGGTGGAAACAGGTCAAAGTGACTCGAAGCCGTAACGGCAAGACACCCATTAACTCGTGGGAAAAGCTTAAGAAGCACCTTCGTGCTACCTTTTTGCCGCATAACTATGATAGAACCGTCTACAACCGTCTACAGAACCTCCGACAAGGGTCAAGGTCTGTTGACGACtatgctgaggagttctctctcTTGCTTACTCGAACGGAAATCTTCGATAGTCAAGAGCAACTCGTAGCACGGTTCATCGGTGGTCTCCGGTCGCAATTGCAGACAGCAATGGCGCAATTTGATCCCATGACGATCGCTGAGGCTCACCGTCGCGCAGCAACATTCGAACAGCAGCAGAAAACGTCTCCTTGGGGTAATCAGTCCTCTCGTGCTCGTTCAAATGATTCGTCAGCACCGCCTACCCAGGCTAAAGAAACGGACTCCGCAGTGCAGGCGAATCGTTCTACAGCACATCCAGAAGATCAGAATCTGCGCCGTTCTACTCGTCCTACTACAATCAAGTGTTATGGCTGTGGGGAGACAGGACATCGTTTATCAGCTTGTCCCAATCAGACAAAGCGAGGTTTGCTTGCTGAGGGCGGCAAGGAGGATCAAACTCCTGTTTATGATTCTTATGAAGACGAAGATGATGCTGATAACGAGAACAGAGACGGTCTTGAAACAGAGGGGGACAAGGGTCGTCTCCTCGTGGTCCGACGTTCCTGTACTCTGCCGCGACGTCAAGATGAGCAATGGCTCCGGACAAATATCTTTAAGTCCACTTGCACTATCAGGGGTCGTGTATGCACTTTCATTATCGACTCTGGCAGTTCACGCAATGTCATCTCCGACGACGCTGTGAATAAGTTGGGTTTGCTCAGAGAACACCATCCAGTTCCCTACACCCTTGGCTGGATCACTGAATCTAGCTGCGTGCGTGTTACTCAACGAGTGCTTGTTCCCTTCTCCATTGGTCCTCATTATAAGGATCGCACCTATTTTGACATCGCACCGATGGATATAAGTCATCTTATTCTTGGACGCCCATGGGAGTTTGACAGAAAAATCATACATGATGGCGCAAGAAACACATACAGTTTTATTTGGGAGACTCACCAAATAGTTCTCACGCCTTCTCGCGATCCTGTtactccaccaccaccaccagagcGTCCGATAGCACAACCTACAACTCTGTTGTGTTCCTACTCGGCGTTTGTTTCAGAACTGCAACTAGAAGGCTTCGCCCTGGCTCTTTTTCCAGCTTCTGATTCGCGGGTCTCGACGCTGCAACCGACTGCATCTTTGACGTCTGTTCTTAGTGAGTTCGAAGATGTATTCCCTGCAGAACTACCTCACGGTTTGCCTCCTTTGAGATCGATACAACATCAAATCGATTTAGTTCCAGGGGCAACTTTACCAAACCGACCGCATTATAGGATGAGTCCAGCAGAGCATGAGGAGCTTCGCCGCCAAGTTGAAGAGCTCTTACGCAAAGGACATATCAAGGAAAGCCTTAGTCCGTGTGCGGTACCTGCATTACTGATTCCTAAGAAGGATGGTTCATGGAGAATGTGCGTTGACAGTCGAGCTATCAACAAAATCACCATCCGTTACAGGTTCCCCATTCCCCGTCTAGACGATCTCTTAGACCAGATTGGTTCAGCCaaaatcttctccaagattgatctcAAGAGTGGTTATAATCAGATTCGAATCAAGCCTGGGGATGAATGGAAAACGGCTTTCAAGACAAGAGAAGGCCTGTTTGAGTGGCTAGTAATGCCGTTTGGATTGTCTAATGCGCCAAGCACGTTCATGAGGATAATGAATCAGGCCTTGCGACCCTTTATTGGTCGTTTTGTGGTTGTCTACTTCGACGATATCCTTATTTTCAGCACGTCCTTGGAGGAGCACAGAGATCACTTGCGTAAGGTATTAACGGTCTTACGCTCGGAGCAGCTTTTCGCAGCAAAACAAAAATGCGAGTTTGGAGTATCTGAGGTTCTTTTTCTCGGTTATGTAATCTCGGATAAGGGCTTATCAGTCGATGCTACTAAGATAGAAGCTGTCCGCTCCTGGCCAATACCCAAGACTGTCTCCGAGGTTCGAAGCTTCCATGGTCTTGCTTCTTTTTATCGCAGGTTTGTCAACAATTTCAGTGCTATCATGGCACCAATCACTAATTGTATGAAGGAAGGGAAGTTTGAATGGACTGAGGAAGCATCGCAGGCGTTTGAGCTTATCAAGCAGCGTCTCACATCAGCGCCTATCTTAGTCTTGCCGGATTTTTCTGCAACTTTTGAACTCCATTGTGATGCTTCTAAGCTCGGTATTGGAGCTGTCCTTAGTCAGAATGGCCGACCAGTAGCATTCTATAGCGAAAAACTTGCAGGCGCACGTGGTCGTTACAGCACCTATGATGTTGAGTTTTACGCTATTGTCCAGGCAATTAAGCATTGGCGTCATTATCTGGTCCATCGtgagtttatactcttcactgaCCACGATGCTCTGCGACACCTTGATAGTCAAGCTAAGGTCTCTGCTAGACATGCAGGATGGATTTCTTATTTGCAGCAATTCACTTTCGCGATTCGTCATCAGTCCGGAAAGTCTAATAGGGTTGCCGATGCGTTGAGTAGGAGACATACATTGTTAACAACTCTTCACTCTACGGTTCCAGGCTTTGCCGTTTTCGCTGACTTGTACCCTACAGACCCATTTTTCTCGCGGATTTTTGCAGAAACTTCAAAGGGTCCGTACGAAGATTATACTTTGCAGGATGGTTACTTGTTCAAAGCTACAAGGCTGTGCGTCCCAGAGAGCAGTATGCGTCTACAGATCATACAAGAACTTCACAACGAAGGGCATGTTGGCAGGGATCGCACGTTGCAG from Raphanus sativus cultivar WK10039 chromosome 8, ASM80110v3, whole genome shotgun sequence includes:
- the LOC108821478 gene encoding spermidine coumaroyl-CoA acyltransferase-like, with product MANQAKPRPLLLKKKPLEFVKPSKHTPYGNLSLSTLDNEPINEPMYAYIYVYKPNEKKQNDPVSLLRKALSDLLLYYYPISGKLMRRRSDGKFQLVCIGEGVPFVVATADHDLCSLNYVENFADELAMQLVHELDVNFQSDNGCHPLTLQVTKFSCGGFTIGLAVTHVLCDGYGVATIFNALTELASGKSKLSVVPVWQRERLVEKLDGEPAKVPGADYEGLMATSPYMPSGDMVTETVNIMAENISRLKDTVVLEERFTTFEILCAYIWKATSRALKLNLDGITVLIITVGIRNVPDPPLPEGYYGNAYIDVYVEILARELEESSISDIVKLVKRAKKSVLDKRYVEEELRNSERLMKADAKFEGVADGVFLLTDLRNTGLFGSMDFGWNKPVNIWPLTPQEYERNFGIIMRPSKLDPSMEGGAKVVMTLPREAMVNLKKEMAKRAGSGIKLIKPRL
- the LOC108821673 gene encoding uncharacterized protein LOC108821673 — encoded protein: MTAKPIASPIPVAMYPTLSVFTLAIGLVITAFFFIYEATSSRKNRSLGMELTTAAVASVFLGFGSLFLLLASGVYV